One genomic region from Nocardioides plantarum encodes:
- a CDS encoding MMPL family transporter: protein MHRQIAGRLTGRITKWIVLVGVLVIAGLMGSFSSQLADVQNNEASSWLPESAESTKVADALSATVDPNDIPTLVVYSRDEPLSDDDFAAIEEQAGKIAEISGVTEAGVLTPAKAEQLAATGAPVPPLVSEDGEVAYVYLTFNFGKDGWAKIPAAADEIRDIATIDGVQVHLAGFGGQAADAAEVFEGVDGALLGATFLVVIVILLFTYRSPVLWVLPIVSAAVAYTVAAGVIYLLAKYAGLTVNGQSQAILGILVIGAGTDYALLLVARYREELRRHEDRHEAMAFALHRAAPAILASAATVVVGLLCLVFADLNSTAGLGPVLAVGVAVTVLVMVTLLPAMLVICGRWLFWPMRPRFGSPEPTASGFWSRVGNRIVPRARMVWVVTAGILVLACLGLFKLDASGMSTEDSYTKEFDSIIGQRILTEHGLQDSSNTVQVVAETDRFDEVTAALESVDGLGSLTEVRDIGGGRSYVEAALSEDISSPAAFDIVEATRDAVHGIDGAGALVGGGSAFYLDTKVASNRDNLVIIPIVLVVVFLILIGLLRSLLAPVLLMGTVVLSFGAALGISTVLFQEVFTRLPIFDNADGFNYADPGFPLFTFVFLVALGIDYNIFLMTRIREETATHGTRRGTLIGLSSTGGVITSAGLVLAATFLVLGTIPFVFLTELGVAVALGVLLDTLIVRSVLVTALNLDLGGRIWWPSRLDADNRPLEPEDDEPTKESVGV from the coding sequence ATGCACCGTCAGATCGCCGGTCGGCTGACCGGCCGCATCACCAAGTGGATCGTGCTCGTCGGGGTGCTCGTCATCGCCGGCCTCATGGGCTCCTTCAGCTCCCAGCTGGCCGACGTCCAGAACAACGAGGCGTCCTCGTGGCTCCCCGAGTCCGCCGAGTCCACCAAGGTGGCCGACGCCCTGTCCGCGACGGTCGACCCCAACGACATCCCGACGCTCGTGGTCTACAGCCGCGACGAGCCGCTCAGCGACGACGACTTCGCCGCCATCGAGGAGCAGGCCGGCAAGATCGCCGAGATCTCCGGCGTCACCGAGGCCGGCGTGCTGACCCCGGCCAAGGCCGAGCAGCTGGCCGCGACCGGCGCCCCGGTCCCCCCGCTGGTCTCCGAGGACGGCGAGGTGGCCTACGTCTACCTCACCTTCAACTTCGGCAAGGACGGGTGGGCCAAGATCCCGGCCGCAGCCGACGAGATCCGCGACATCGCCACGATCGACGGCGTCCAGGTCCACCTCGCCGGGTTCGGCGGGCAGGCCGCCGATGCCGCCGAGGTGTTCGAGGGGGTCGACGGCGCCCTGCTCGGCGCCACGTTCCTCGTCGTCATCGTCATCCTGCTCTTCACCTACCGCAGCCCGGTGCTGTGGGTCCTCCCCATCGTCAGCGCGGCGGTCGCCTACACCGTGGCCGCCGGCGTCATCTACCTGCTCGCCAAGTACGCCGGCCTCACCGTCAACGGGCAGAGCCAGGCGATCCTCGGCATCCTGGTCATCGGCGCGGGCACCGACTACGCCCTGCTGCTCGTCGCCCGCTACCGCGAGGAGCTGCGCCGCCACGAGGACCGGCACGAGGCCATGGCGTTCGCCCTGCACCGCGCGGCGCCGGCGATCCTGGCCAGCGCGGCGACCGTGGTCGTCGGCCTGCTGTGCCTGGTCTTCGCCGACCTCAACTCCACCGCCGGGCTCGGCCCGGTCCTGGCCGTCGGGGTCGCGGTCACCGTGCTGGTGATGGTCACCCTGCTGCCGGCCATGCTCGTCATCTGCGGACGGTGGCTGTTCTGGCCGATGCGACCCCGGTTCGGCAGCCCCGAGCCGACCGCGTCCGGGTTCTGGTCTCGGGTCGGCAACCGCATCGTGCCCCGGGCCCGCATGGTCTGGGTGGTGACGGCCGGGATCCTGGTCCTCGCCTGCCTCGGCCTGTTCAAGCTCGACGCGTCGGGCATGTCGACCGAGGACAGCTACACCAAGGAGTTCGACTCCATCATCGGGCAGCGCATCCTCACCGAGCACGGGCTCCAGGACTCCTCCAACACCGTGCAGGTGGTGGCCGAGACCGACCGGTTCGACGAGGTCACGGCCGCGCTCGAGAGCGTCGACGGACTCGGGTCGCTCACCGAGGTCCGTGACATCGGCGGTGGCCGGTCCTACGTCGAGGCCGCCCTCTCCGAGGACATCTCGTCACCGGCCGCGTTCGACATCGTCGAGGCGACGCGCGACGCCGTCCACGGCATCGACGGTGCGGGTGCGCTCGTCGGCGGCGGGTCGGCGTTCTACCTCGACACCAAGGTCGCCTCCAACCGCGACAACCTGGTGATCATCCCGATCGTCCTGGTGGTCGTGTTCCTGATCCTGATCGGACTGTTGCGCTCGCTTCTCGCACCGGTCCTGCTCATGGGCACGGTGGTGCTGTCGTTCGGTGCCGCGCTCGGCATCTCCACGGTGCTGTTCCAGGAGGTGTTCACCCGGCTGCCGATCTTCGACAACGCCGACGGGTTCAACTACGCCGATCCCGGGTTCCCCCTGTTCACGTTCGTGTTCCTGGTGGCGCTCGGCATCGACTACAACATCTTCCTGATGACCCGGATCCGCGAGGAGACCGCCACCCACGGCACCCGACGCGGCACGCTCATCGGGCTGTCGTCGACCGGCGGCGTCATCACCTCGGCCGGCCTGGTGCTGGCCGCGACCTTCCTGGTGCTGGGCACGATCCCGTTCGTGTTCCTCACCGAGCTCGGCGTCGCGGTCGCGCTCGGCGTCCTGCTCGACACGCTCATCGTCCGCTCGGTCCTGGTGACCGCCCTCAACCTCGACCTCGGCGGCCGGATCTGGTGGCCGAGCAGGCTCGACGCCGACAACCGGCCGCTGGAGCCGGAGGACGACGAGCCGACCAAGGAGTCGGTCGGCGTGTGA
- a CDS encoding bifunctional FO biosynthesis protein CofGH: MSDAAPTPQQVRRALARAERGAALDVAEATVLLAATGADLDRLTAAAAKVRDAGLVHAGRPGVVTYSPKVFIPITKLCRDRCHYCTFVETPGHAAREGREPFMSPDEILEIATQGAAMGCLEALFTLGDRPEDRWPEARDWLDSKGYDSTLAYVRAMAVRVLEETGLLPHLNPGVMSWEEMNRLKPVSPSMGMMLETTSRRLFETKGEAHFGSPDKDPAVRLRVLEDAGRLSIPFTTGLLVGIGETLTERAETIFALRKVSTQFASVQEVIVQNFRAKPDTAMRHTDDLDLDDYRAAIAVTRLVLGPKARVQAPPNLVDLAECRALLDAGVDDWGGVSPLTPDHVNPERPWPSLERLRSITAECGFDLQARLTVHPEYVRAGEPWLDPRVSAHVAALATDEGLAVPGVRPVGSPWQEPDGGFASVGRTDLHASVDAEGRTDDRRSDFADVYGDWDQVKDAAAGTSLIDGAPSVLHAEGREALAAAEADPGHLSDEHALTLMTAEGPLLDQVVALADGLRRDVVGDDVTYVVNRNINFTNVCYVGCRFCAFAQRRTDADAYSLSLDEVADRAVEAWDLGATEVCMQGGIDPELPATAYFDLVSAVKQRVPDMHVHAFSPMEVVNGTARTGLSVEDFLIKAREAGLGSLPGTAAEILDDEVRWVLTKGKLPARSWIDIVSTAHRVGIPTTSTMMYGHVDNPRHWVGHLRVLSRIQDETGGFTEFVPLPFIHTSAPIYLAGVARPGPTQRDNLAVHAMARILLHGRIDNIQTSWVKLGVDGTRAMLRAGANDVGGTLMEETISRMAGSEHGSAKTVAELVEIGAGIDRPVRERTTLYGVPATR, encoded by the coding sequence ATGAGCGACGCCGCCCCCACCCCCCAGCAGGTACGCCGCGCCCTGGCACGCGCCGAGCGGGGCGCCGCACTCGACGTGGCCGAGGCCACCGTGCTGCTGGCCGCCACCGGCGCCGACCTCGACCGGCTGACCGCCGCCGCGGCCAAGGTGCGCGACGCGGGCCTGGTGCACGCGGGGCGTCCGGGCGTGGTGACCTACTCGCCCAAGGTCTTCATCCCGATCACCAAGCTGTGCCGCGACCGGTGCCACTACTGCACGTTCGTGGAGACCCCGGGACACGCGGCCCGCGAGGGCCGTGAGCCGTTCATGTCGCCCGACGAGATCCTCGAGATCGCCACCCAGGGCGCCGCGATGGGGTGCCTCGAGGCGCTGTTCACGCTCGGCGACCGGCCCGAGGACCGCTGGCCCGAGGCCCGCGACTGGCTCGACTCCAAGGGCTACGACTCCACCCTCGCCTACGTGCGCGCGATGGCCGTGCGGGTGCTCGAGGAGACCGGGCTGCTGCCCCACCTCAACCCCGGCGTCATGTCGTGGGAGGAGATGAACCGCCTCAAGCCCGTCTCGCCCTCGATGGGGATGATGCTCGAGACCACCTCGCGTCGGCTGTTCGAGACCAAGGGCGAGGCCCACTTCGGCTCCCCCGACAAGGACCCCGCGGTCCGCCTGCGCGTGCTCGAGGACGCCGGGCGCCTGTCGATCCCCTTCACCACCGGCCTGCTGGTCGGCATCGGCGAGACGCTCACCGAGCGGGCCGAGACGATCTTCGCGCTGCGCAAGGTCTCCACCCAGTTCGCCTCCGTGCAGGAGGTGATCGTGCAGAACTTCCGCGCCAAGCCCGACACCGCGATGCGTCACACCGACGACCTCGACCTCGACGACTACCGCGCCGCGATCGCGGTCACCCGTCTCGTCCTGGGGCCCAAGGCCCGGGTCCAGGCGCCGCCCAACCTCGTCGACCTGGCCGAGTGCCGCGCCCTGCTCGACGCCGGCGTCGACGACTGGGGCGGGGTCTCACCCCTGACGCCCGACCACGTCAATCCCGAGCGTCCCTGGCCCTCGCTCGAGCGGCTCCGCTCGATCACGGCCGAGTGCGGCTTCGACCTGCAGGCCCGGCTCACCGTGCACCCCGAGTACGTGCGCGCCGGCGAGCCGTGGCTCGACCCGCGCGTCTCGGCCCACGTCGCGGCGCTCGCGACCGACGAAGGGCTCGCCGTGCCCGGCGTACGGCCCGTGGGGTCGCCGTGGCAGGAGCCCGACGGTGGGTTCGCGTCCGTGGGCCGCACCGACCTGCACGCCTCGGTCGACGCCGAGGGCCGCACCGACGACCGCCGCTCCGACTTCGCCGACGTCTACGGCGACTGGGACCAGGTCAAGGACGCCGCCGCCGGCACCTCCCTGATCGACGGCGCCCCGTCGGTGCTGCACGCCGAGGGCCGCGAGGCCCTGGCCGCCGCCGAGGCCGACCCGGGCCACCTGTCCGACGAGCACGCGCTGACCCTGATGACGGCCGAGGGACCGCTGCTCGACCAGGTGGTCGCGCTCGCCGACGGCCTGCGCCGCGACGTGGTCGGCGACGACGTGACCTACGTGGTCAACCGCAACATCAACTTCACCAACGTCTGCTACGTCGGCTGCCGGTTCTGCGCGTTCGCCCAGCGGCGTACCGACGCCGACGCCTACTCGCTCTCGCTCGACGAGGTCGCCGACCGCGCCGTCGAGGCCTGGGACCTCGGCGCCACCGAGGTCTGCATGCAGGGCGGCATCGACCCCGAGCTGCCCGCCACGGCGTACTTCGACCTCGTCTCCGCGGTCAAGCAGCGCGTGCCCGACATGCACGTGCACGCCTTCAGCCCGATGGAGGTGGTCAACGGCACCGCCCGCACCGGCCTGTCGGTCGAGGACTTCCTGATCAAGGCCCGCGAGGCCGGCCTCGGCTCCCTGCCCGGCACGGCCGCGGAGATCCTCGACGACGAGGTCCGCTGGGTGCTCACCAAGGGCAAGCTGCCGGCACGCTCCTGGATCGACATCGTGAGCACCGCTCACCGCGTCGGCATCCCGACGACCTCGACGATGATGTACGGCCACGTCGACAACCCCCGACACTGGGTCGGCCACCTGCGCGTGCTGTCCCGCATCCAGGACGAGACCGGTGGCTTCACCGAGTTCGTGCCGCTGCCGTTCATCCACACCAGCGCGCCGATCTACCTCGCCGGCGTCGCGCGCCCCGGCCCCACCCAGCGCGACAACCTGGCGGTCCACGCGATGGCGCGCATCCTGCTCCACGGCCGCATCGACAACATCCAGACCTCGTGGGTCAAGCTCGGCGTCGACGGGACCCGCGCGATGCTCCGCGCCGGCGCCAACGACGTCGGCGGCACCCTGATGGAGGAGACCATCTCGCGGATGGCCGGTTCCGAGCACGGCTCGGCCAAGACTGTCGCCGAGCTCGTCGAGATCGGGGCCGGCATCGACCGCCCGGTCCGCGAGCGCACCACCCTGTACGGCGTACCCGCGACGCGCTGA
- a CDS encoding GPGG-motif small membrane protein, with the protein MGFLLWILAVILVVVGVVQLIQGQILFGIVLIVVGLAIGPGGWSIFNSRKGSRV; encoded by the coding sequence ATGGGCTTCCTTCTTTGGATCCTTGCCGTCATCCTCGTCGTCGTCGGCGTCGTCCAGCTCATCCAGGGACAGATCCTCTTCGGCATCGTCCTCATCGTCGTCGGCCTGGCCATCGGCCCCGGCGGCTGGAGCATCTTCAACAGCCGCAAGGGAAGCCGCGTCTGA
- a CDS encoding VOC family protein — MGRAIHHVDLWVADAGLAADEWGWLLGEAGWEIDVPGSSWVHPDGTYLFLERSADQVDEPYDRHRPGVNHLAVTVDTRVLLDRIRAESTAHGWHEMYADRYPHAGGDEHTALYLESSEGFEVEIVLDV; from the coding sequence ATGGGACGAGCGATCCATCACGTGGACCTGTGGGTGGCCGACGCGGGCCTGGCCGCCGACGAGTGGGGCTGGCTGCTCGGCGAGGCCGGCTGGGAGATCGACGTGCCCGGCTCGTCGTGGGTCCACCCCGACGGCACCTACCTCTTCCTCGAGCGCTCGGCCGACCAGGTCGACGAGCCTTACGACCGGCACCGGCCGGGGGTCAACCACCTGGCGGTCACGGTCGACACCCGGGTCCTGCTCGACCGGATCCGGGCCGAGTCGACGGCCCACGGCTGGCACGAGATGTACGCCGACCGCTACCCGCACGCTGGCGGGGACGAGCACACGGCGCTCTACCTGGAGAGCTCCGAGGGCTTCGAGGTCGAGATCGTCCTCGACGTCTGA
- a CDS encoding DUF5709 domain-containing protein, translating into MSESGGTDEYGTYDTDDSDQLTGEDTLGDGAGNDVADELDRGYSPPEKWSVAEGFGNTPYEESVGESFDQRLAQEEPEAEVDLPEPDEQSESAIDDGEVGRARAGRLVAPDQGFGEDTEKDLIGFDVGIDGAAASAEEAAMHVVDEDDHVLDD; encoded by the coding sequence ATGAGCGAGTCCGGCGGCACCGACGAGTACGGCACCTACGACACCGACGACAGCGACCAGCTGACCGGCGAGGACACGCTGGGCGACGGAGCCGGCAACGACGTGGCCGACGAGCTCGACCGCGGCTACTCGCCGCCCGAGAAGTGGTCGGTGGCCGAGGGGTTCGGCAACACGCCCTACGAGGAGTCCGTCGGCGAGAGCTTCGACCAGCGCCTCGCGCAGGAGGAGCCGGAGGCCGAGGTCGACCTGCCCGAGCCCGACGAGCAGAGCGAGTCGGCGATCGACGACGGTGAGGTCGGGCGGGCGCGGGCCGGACGGCTGGTCGCCCCCGACCAGGGGTTCGGCGAGGACACCGAGAAGGACCTGATCGGCTTCGACGTCGGCATCGACGGTGCCGCCGCCTCGGCCGAGGAGGCGGCCATGCACGTCGTCGACGAGGACGACCACGTGCTCGACGACTGA
- a CDS encoding TIGR03619 family F420-dependent LLM class oxidoreductase has translation MRFSIVTAFQPADQLVALARAADELGYHAVSVPDHVVDLEELSTPYPYTPDGARRWDIEAEWPDPWVLIGALSSVTTRIRFFTSVYVAALRSPFQVAKSVGTAAVLSGGRVSLGVGIGWCKEEFELLGADFHTRGRRTDEGIALMKALWEPGWTEFEGEFYSAPRMQMNPSPPSQVPILVGGLSEIAFRRAVRHDGWVGDIYSVEEACGHAARLRELRAEAGRADEPFEIITALSDAFLPEHFATARAAGVTEVWTMPWAYYSGLDASLEQKLDGMRRFAEDVMAPAQG, from the coding sequence GTGCGCTTCTCCATCGTCACCGCCTTCCAGCCGGCCGACCAGCTCGTGGCGCTGGCCCGCGCCGCCGACGAGCTCGGCTACCACGCCGTCTCGGTGCCCGACCACGTCGTCGACCTGGAGGAGCTGTCGACGCCGTACCCCTACACGCCCGACGGCGCCCGGCGCTGGGACATCGAGGCTGAGTGGCCCGACCCGTGGGTGCTGATCGGCGCCCTGTCGTCGGTGACGACGCGGATCCGCTTCTTCACCTCGGTCTACGTCGCCGCCCTGCGCAGCCCGTTCCAGGTCGCCAAGTCCGTCGGTACGGCGGCCGTCCTGTCCGGTGGCCGGGTGTCGCTCGGCGTGGGGATCGGCTGGTGCAAGGAGGAGTTCGAGCTGCTCGGCGCCGACTTCCACACGCGCGGCCGGCGTACCGACGAGGGCATCGCCCTGATGAAGGCCCTGTGGGAGCCGGGCTGGACCGAGTTCGAGGGTGAGTTCTACTCCGCGCCGCGGATGCAGATGAACCCCTCTCCCCCGTCGCAGGTCCCGATCCTCGTCGGGGGGCTGTCCGAGATCGCCTTCCGGCGCGCGGTGCGCCACGACGGCTGGGTCGGCGACATCTACAGCGTCGAGGAGGCCTGCGGTCACGCCGCCCGGCTGCGCGAGCTGCGGGCCGAGGCCGGCCGCGCGGACGAGCCGTTCGAGATCATCACCGCCCTGTCCGACGCGTTCCTGCCCGAGCACTTCGCGACCGCCCGCGCCGCCGGCGTCACCGAGGTCTGGACGATGCCCTGGGCCTACTACAGCGGGCTCGACGCGAGCCTGGAGCAGAAGCTCGACGGGATGCGGCGCTTCGCCGAGGACGTGATGGCGCCGGCGCAGGGGTAA
- a CDS encoding cation:proton antiporter: protein MESEAYFLLAGACLLGAVALPALLHRYAVSPAMVLLLTGVVLGATPLADSLVIYVPDEGDRLVVEHVTELTVIVALMGVGLAIDRPLDLLRPSTWRRWSPTWRLLLVALPVTIGLVALLGWAAFGLAPATALLLGAVLSPTDPVLASDVQVGGPGSSIGDDEPDEVPYAEDRTQVDLAGEVRFALTSEAGLNDGLAFPFVHLAVLVLAGGSFWAGAGEFLGWYVLGKVLIGVAVGVGLGRLLGAVAFRSRAESLRLAEQGEPLLALAALLTAYGLTELAHGYGFLAVFACAMALRAAEHRHDYHREMHEVVQRLERLLTLVVLLLLGVAFSSGLLQDLDWRGVTIGVVLVLVIRPVVAWLSLAIVPRLNSKAGGLDTRGRFAVAFFGIRGVGSLYYMAWATNEAEFPDAGWVWATVGFTVAFSVMVHGIAATPVMRRLESVPSGNSD from the coding sequence ATGGAATCCGAGGCCTACTTCCTGCTGGCGGGTGCGTGCCTGCTCGGGGCCGTGGCCCTTCCAGCCCTCCTGCACCGCTACGCGGTGTCCCCTGCGATGGTGCTGCTGCTCACCGGGGTCGTGCTCGGGGCGACCCCGCTCGCCGACTCGTTGGTGATCTACGTGCCCGACGAGGGCGACCGGCTCGTCGTCGAGCACGTCACCGAGCTCACCGTCATCGTGGCCCTGATGGGCGTCGGCCTGGCGATCGACCGGCCGCTCGACCTGCTGCGCCCCTCGACGTGGCGACGCTGGTCCCCGACCTGGCGGCTGCTGCTGGTCGCGCTGCCGGTGACGATCGGCCTGGTGGCGCTCCTCGGGTGGGCCGCGTTCGGGCTCGCTCCGGCCACGGCCCTCCTGCTGGGAGCAGTGCTCTCCCCCACCGACCCCGTGCTCGCCTCCGACGTCCAGGTCGGTGGCCCCGGGTCCTCGATCGGCGACGACGAGCCCGACGAGGTGCCCTACGCCGAGGACCGCACGCAGGTCGACCTGGCCGGCGAGGTGCGGTTCGCTCTCACCTCCGAGGCCGGGCTCAACGACGGTCTGGCGTTCCCCTTCGTTCACCTCGCCGTGCTGGTGCTGGCCGGCGGGTCCTTCTGGGCCGGGGCCGGTGAGTTCCTCGGCTGGTACGTCCTCGGCAAGGTCCTCATCGGCGTGGCCGTCGGCGTCGGGCTTGGCCGGCTGCTCGGCGCGGTCGCGTTCCGCAGCCGCGCCGAGTCGCTCCGCCTGGCCGAGCAGGGCGAGCCGTTGCTCGCGTTGGCGGCCCTGCTGACGGCGTACGGCCTCACCGAGCTCGCCCACGGCTACGGCTTCCTCGCGGTGTTCGCCTGTGCGATGGCGCTGCGCGCGGCCGAGCACCGCCACGACTACCACCGCGAGATGCACGAGGTCGTGCAGCGCCTCGAGCGACTCCTGACCCTGGTCGTGCTGCTGCTGCTCGGCGTCGCGTTCTCCTCCGGCCTGCTCCAGGACCTCGACTGGCGCGGCGTGACCATCGGTGTCGTGCTCGTCCTCGTGATCCGACCCGTGGTCGCCTGGCTCTCGCTCGCGATCGTGCCCCGGCTCAACTCCAAGGCCGGCGGGCTCGACACCCGAGGTCGGTTCGCGGTCGCCTTCTTCGGCATCCGTGGAGTCGGCAGCCTCTACTACATGGCCTGGGCGACCAACGAGGCCGAGTTCCCGGACGCCGGCTGGGTGTGGGCGACCGTCGGGTTCACCGTGGCGTTCTCGGTGATGGTGCACGGCATCGCCGCGACGCCGGTGATGCGACGCCTCGAGTCCGTGCCGTCCGGCAACAGCGACTGA
- a CDS encoding DUF4143 domain-containing protein, producing MDYAVRSLDAELAQTAEATVGHLRTRNGDHEVDLVVEGPDGRVVGIEVKLAAAVEDRDVRHLHWLREQLPRDVVGLVVITSGSRAYRRPDGVAVVPLGLLGP from the coding sequence GTGGACTACGCGGTCAGGTCGTTGGACGCCGAGCTCGCCCAGACCGCCGAGGCGACGGTCGGCCACCTGCGCACCCGCAACGGCGACCACGAGGTCGACCTCGTGGTCGAGGGGCCGGACGGGCGCGTGGTGGGCATCGAGGTCAAGCTCGCCGCCGCGGTCGAGGACCGCGACGTACGGCACCTGCACTGGCTGCGCGAGCAGCTGCCCCGCGACGTCGTGGGCCTCGTGGTGATCACGTCGGGCAGCCGCGCCTACCGCCGTCCGGACGGGGTGGCGGTCGTCCCGCTCGGCCTGCTGGGGCCCTGA
- a CDS encoding IS3 family transposase (programmed frameshift) — translation MPKAFPKEFCEDVIRVYKDSDASMAQVAKDFGISPSCLKRWLAVDEKTSTRSSGSRSSGAESEALREANKRIKLLEQENEVLRRAAAYLSQANLPKMMYPLVRELAADGVPVAVTCRVLKIARQPYYRWLLSPVTRAELAAAYRANALFDAHRDDPEFGYRFLLDEAREVGESMAERTAWKICSQLGWWSSHGKKRGGNGKKPGPPVHDDLCAVTDKHGVTRHEFKASSPNKLWLSDITEHWTGEGKLYLCAIKDVYSNRIVGCSIDSRMKSSLAVTALNNAVARRRLEGGDVAGCVIHTDRGSQFRSRKFVHNINRHSMIGSMGRVGAAGDNAAMESFFALLQKNVLNQRAWATRQELRIAIVTWIERTYHRRRRQAALGRLTPVEYELIMKPTATQAA, via the exons ATGCCGAAGGCGTTCCCCAAGGAGTTCTGCGAGGACGTGATCCGGGTCTACAAGGACTCCGATGCCTCGATGGCCCAGGTCGCGAAGGACTTCGGTATCTCGCCGTCGTGCCTGAAGCGCTGGCTTGCGGTCGATGAGAAGACCTCGACCCGGTCGTCGGGCTCGCGCAGCAGCGGCGCCGAGTCCGAGGCGCTGCGCGAGGCGAACAAGCGGATCAAGCTGCTCGAGCAGGAGAACGAGGTCCTACGCCGCGCAGCGGCCTACCTGTCCCAGGCGAACCTGCCG AAAATGATGTACCCGCTCGTCCGCGAGCTGGCCGCTGACGGGGTCCCCGTCGCGGTGACGTGCCGGGTCCTCAAGATCGCCCGCCAGCCCTACTACCGCTGGCTCCTCAGTCCGGTCACCCGCGCCGAACTGGCTGCGGCCTACCGTGCCAATGCCCTGTTCGACGCTCACCGCGACGACCCTGAATTCGGATACCGGTTCCTGCTCGACGAGGCCAGAGAAGTCGGCGAGTCGATGGCCGAGCGGACGGCCTGGAAGATCTGCTCGCAACTGGGTTGGTGGTCCTCGCACGGTAAGAAGCGCGGCGGCAACGGCAAAAAGCCAGGCCCGCCGGTCCACGACGACCTGTGCGCGGTCACCGACAAACACGGGGTGACCCGCCACGAGTTCAAGGCCAGCAGCCCGAACAAGCTCTGGCTCAGCGACATCACCGAACACTGGACCGGCGAAGGCAAGCTCTACCTCTGCGCGATCAAGGACGTCTACTCCAACCGGATCGTCGGCTGCTCCATCGATTCGCGGATGAAGTCGTCGCTGGCGGTAACGGCGCTGAATAACGCCGTTGCTCGCCGCCGACTCGAGGGTGGCGATGTGGCCGGCTGTGTGATCCACACCGACCGCGGGTCGCAGTTTCGGAGCAGGAAGTTCGTCCACAACATCAACCGCCACTCGATGATCGGCTCGATGGGTCGAGTCGGAGCCGCTGGCGACAACGCGGCCATGGAGTCGTTCTTCGCGCTTCTGCAGAAGAACGTCCTCAACCAACGGGCGTGGGCGACACGTCAGGAGCTGCGGATCGCCATCGTGACCTGGATCGAGAGGACCTATCACCGACGCCGTCGGCAAGCTGCTCTTGGAAGGTTGACCCCGGTCGAATACGAACTGATCATGAAGCCAACCGCGACCCAAGCGGCCTGA